One window from the genome of Onychomys torridus chromosome 20, mOncTor1.1, whole genome shotgun sequence encodes:
- the Rab5b gene encoding ras-related protein Rab-5B: MTSRSTARPNGQPQASKICQFKLVLLGESAVGKSSLVLRFVKGQFHEYQESTIGAAFLTQSVCLDDTTVKFEIWDTAGQERYHSLAPMYYRGAQAAIVVYDITNQETFARAKTWVKELQRQASPSIVIALAGNKADLANKRMVEYEEAQAYADDNSLLFMETSAKTAMNVNDLFLAIAKKLPKSEPQNLGGAAGRSRGVDLHEQSQQTKSQCCSN, translated from the exons ATGACTAGCAGAAGTACAGCCAGGCCCAATGGGCAGCCCCAGGCCAGCAAAATATGCCAGTTCAAATTGGTCCTGCTGGGAGAGTCTGCAGTGGGGAAATCGAGCCTGGTGCTGCGTTTTGTCAAAGGGCAGTTCCACGAGTACCAGGAAAGTACCATTGGAG CGGCCTTCCTCACCCAGTCTGTGTGTCTAGATGACACAACAGTCAAGTTTGAGATCTGGGACACAGCTGGACAGGAGCGATACCACAGCCTGGCCCCCATGTACTATCGGGGGGCCCAGGCAGCCATCGTGGTCTATGACATTACTAATCAG GAGACCTTTGCCCGGGCAAAGACCTGGGTGAAGGAGCTGCAGCGGCAGGCCAGCCCTAGCATTGTCATCGCCTTGGCGGGCAACAAAGCCGACCTCGCCAACAAGCGCATGGTGGAATACGAA GAGGCCCAGGCATATGCAGATGACAACAGCTTATTATTTATGGAGACTTCAGCTAAGACTGCTATGAACGTGAATGATCTCTTCCTGGCAATAG CAAAGAAGTTGCCAAAGAGTGAACCCCAGAACCTGGGAGGTGCGGCGGGCCGGAGTCGGGGTGTGGACCTCCATGAGCAGTCCCAGCAGACCAAGAGCCAGTGTTGTAGCAACTGA